In one Amaranthus tricolor cultivar Red isolate AtriRed21 chromosome 8, ASM2621246v1, whole genome shotgun sequence genomic region, the following are encoded:
- the LOC130820884 gene encoding uncharacterized protein LOC130820884, translating into MSSYEVFLVISTFLFACRRCLLCHERDSLEMMLTSKPSTFDGKGEPSELELWLREFDKLFDVVECPEELKVNQPAFYLVGEADYWWAKSRLGLLEQTKGNFGWEIFKRAMREKFYPLHVRKDKSNEFARLEMGGMTVDEYYHKFMEYLKYCPDDVPTEEKKMQRVELGLSYDIQKHIESDRYNNLE; encoded by the exons cagaagatgcctccTCTGTCATGAAAGAGACAGTCTAGAAATGATGCTAACC AGCAAACCCTCGACTTTTGATGGTAAAGGGGAACCGTCGGAGCTTGAACTCTGGTTAAGAGAATTCgacaaactttttgatgtagTAGAATGCccggaagaattgaaagtcaatcAGCCAGCATTTTATTTGGTTGGAGAGgccgactactggtgggcaaaAAGTAGATTGGGGTTGTTGGAGCAGACTAAGGGGAATTTTGGTTGGGAGATATTTAAAAGGGCCATGCGAGAGAAATTTTATCCGCTACACGTAAGGAAAGATAAGTCGAACGAGTTTGCACGGTTAGAGATGGGTGGTATGACTGTTGATGAGTATTACCACAAATTTATGGAGTACCTCAAGTACTGTCCTGATGATGTTCCCACTGAAGAGAAGAAAATGCAACGAGTTGAGCTAGGATTATCGTAtgacattcaaaaacatatcGAAAGTGATCGTTATAACAACCTGGAATAG